The nucleotide window TTGCAACTGATACATCACCTCTTTTCTGACATAGATATTATTGTACCGCGACTCCGAAATTGATTCATAAAACTTGACTTTTAAATAGATTTAAAGATAGTTTTTTAAGAAATAAGAAATAGATTTTGGAACTGAAGCACTTGAAACCTCCAATAAAACATAGAGTTACATAAGCCATAAAATTCAAAAACAAAACAATTGGGAAAGATCAAACAAACATAGTGAAAACCACGTAAGTTATTATTACCATACTTACACTGTATTTCAAGCCCAGATATACCGATCCCTGTCCCATCTTCCCGGCGATAATTCCGGAAGTGAAAGCTTGTACCAGAGCGGAGTGGAACATAAGCATACTGTATTCTTCTACATTAAAATATCCGCCAATTCTTCCCATTCCCTGTGAAGAGGTAGCGAAAGAAGCAGTTTGAGGGAAGAAATTAGTAGCCAGGATATAAACTATGAAAAGGAAAACGAAGAAGGCTACATAGATCGTAACAACGTAGACCACCATTGATGATGAGCGTTCTTTTTTCATATCCTCGTCATTTCTAGCCTGTTTAGCAGTAATCGAGAGTACGTTTTTAAGGTCACTTGTAGACTCATTTGCTTTTACTAGAATATGAAGAGTTCGGCTTGAAGAAGGTGTTCTTATGTTGCTCTCAAGGTTCATAAGGGCTTTAGATGTGGAAGTGCCCCAGGAAAGATCTTCCTTTAAGTTTTTAAGTTCTTTACTAAGGATTCCCAGTTTAGATTCAGCTATTATTTTTAAGGAATTTGCAAGCATAATCCCGGACTCGTTCATACTGGAAAGACTTTTCAAAAAATCAGGCATTTTCTCGTCAATTTTGCGCATCCTCCATGCCTTGATTTCATAAAAAATTATAAAAGGAATCAGGGCAACGACAATAAAAATGACAAAATAATCATCAACAGCAGTAATTAACGTTATGGCACTGTCAGTGACATGGTCAAAACCTATGTTCAGGTGATGGAAACTAGAAAAAAGTCTGTTTCTAAGGTTTCTTGGAAGTTGAGTAAGATAGTACACTCCAAGCGGAACGCCGAAGAAAAACGTGTATCTTGGCTCATTCCTGATAGTCCTGTAAGGGTTGAACACCATGTCTCTGAACCTATAAAGTTTCCTGTACAATAGGTACGTTTTTCTCCTTTTCTGCTCCTCCTCTTCAGTAAGCCCGGAATTAACTTCTGGGATATCGGAAAGGTTTATTGTAAAACTGCGAACATTACCTTTTTTCGGAGCAATGGAAAGTTCTCCCATAGTATCGAGAAGTACTAAATATAGCAGGGTTGCAAGAGGTAATATCACATAAATAAGCATGTAAAGAATCTGAGCTGAAGCCGGCCGGAAAAATTGTAGTACAACAAGGGTTACCATTATGAAAAGAGGGCCTGCAACAAGACCTGTCACGTAGATTTCGGCAAGTACGTCAAGTCTTTGTAACAGGTTTTTATTTGCCATCTCGGCCAGACCCTGATATTGCTCGGACTTATTTTTTATATATTCGGTAATAGTTCCGCTGCTTGAAACAATGATCAGTCCATCAATAAAGTCTTTGAAAATTTCTGAAGGGGTGCGTTCCTTGGAAACTTTAAGGGAACTTATGAAATCCTTTCCCAGGTAGTCCATATCTCTTACAATATAGGAGATTTCCTCTGCAGTTGCGCCAAATATGTATGCATGTCTGCTCAAAGACCTGAACACATCATAAATTGACATACCTCCTTTTGTCAGAGCATACATATAGTTTATCGCCGGAAGCATGGATTTATCGATAGAAGCTTGTCGATTATTAGCCTGAAAATAAGGATAAATATACGCTACAAGAAACACAGCAAAAAAACTTACAAGAAACAGTATAAGACCAACTAGAACTGCGAGAAGATATACATATCCACCTGCAATGTCGGCACGTCTAGGATCTACAAAAAAGCTAAGTCGGGAAACTGGGTCCCCAAAAATTTTGAATCCAAACCATAAGCCAAAGGTTCCTGTGGCAATTCCTGCAATTACTGAGTACATTAAAGTAGAAGCAAGGTATTGGTCTACTGACATAGAGATATGAGAATAGCGTATTTTTACTTTTAAATCTTGGAAATATTCTTTATTTTTATAGAAAAAGTCCCCATAAAACCGGTATGCTAGTTCATCCAGAATAGTATAAGTCATATTCCCCCTCTTAAGCAGCTATATTCTTGTATAGCAACCGTTGCGCCGGTTGATCACGCCGTCATAATGTTTTAGGTTTATCAGTGTTTTCGCTCAAGCCTTTTTTGAAAAGGCTTGCGATCATGCCGTCGTGTTGTTTTAGATTAGCAGTGTTTTCGCTCAAGCCTTTTTTGAAAAGGCTTGCTCTTAAAAAGCCATATTCTGTATCATACTTTCCAGAGTATCGTTTTCTATAGCTTCCATAACCATCTTTGGATGAATCTGGTATGCCTGAACTACAATGGACACCTGAATATAGTTTCTTATGTTTTTTTCGTACATATAAGCCAGAACTTTTCTTCGGTTTTCCATCTCGTTTCCTAACTGACTGGTATCCCATCCTCTTACAGTCATAATTTCCTGTAGAACATGAGAATCTCCTACC belongs to Methanosarcina barkeri 3 and includes:
- a CDS encoding type II secretion system F family protein, translated to MTYTILDELAYRFYGDFFYKNKEYFQDLKVKIRYSHISMSVDQYLASTLMYSVIAGIATGTFGLWFGFKIFGDPVSRLSFFVDPRRADIAGGYVYLLAVLVGLILFLVSFFAVFLVAYIYPYFQANNRQASIDKSMLPAINYMYALTKGGMSIYDVFRSLSRHAYIFGATAEEISYIVRDMDYLGKDFISSLKVSKERTPSEIFKDFIDGLIIVSSSGTITEYIKNKSEQYQGLAEMANKNLLQRLDVLAEIYVTGLVAGPLFIMVTLVVLQFFRPASAQILYMLIYVILPLATLLYLVLLDTMGELSIAPKKGNVRSFTINLSDIPEVNSGLTEEEEQKRRKTYLLYRKLYRFRDMVFNPYRTIRNEPRYTFFFGVPLGVYYLTQLPRNLRNRLFSSFHHLNIGFDHVTDSAITLITAVDDYFVIFIVVALIPFIIFYEIKAWRMRKIDEKMPDFLKSLSSMNESGIMLANSLKIIAESKLGILSKELKNLKEDLSWGTSTSKALMNLESNIRTPSSSRTLHILVKANESTSDLKNVLSITAKQARNDEDMKKERSSSMVVYVVTIYVAFFVFLFIVYILATNFFPQTASFATSSQGMGRIGGYFNVEEYSMLMFHSALVQAFTSGIIAGKMGQGSVYLGLKYSVSMVIITYVVFTMFV